The Nocardia arthritidis genome has a window encoding:
- a CDS encoding ABC transporter permease encodes MTGDRLRPSPDRTTEDLPGERQALPARIRLTLTRLLPYLGAAQGYIGLLLVIAFGILTKGQYFWNQTNLTNAITAFSSRGILAVGVTLVILTAGIDLSVGSIMGIGSMTAAMLLVHQNLSPWLIVPASAAVGAVFGLANGLGTTVLRIQSFVMTLAMLSIVRGIDRQVSGNVAVGTAVAGENGQPTRQAAAFAQLGTPGHTLFQGTWLPLFGKAGIGYPVVAFIAVCIVFQIVLTKTRFGRHIYAVGGNPTAARLSGVNVTLVVVAVFTLSGLLAGFAGPIDAAYSASADPLAGTGYELDAIAAAVIGGASLAGGKGTVTGTFVGALILTLLDNVLGLNAISTNAQLIIKGSIVVVAVVLQRPGFFRGIAEPITRRLRRQAAATAPPPSESGP; translated from the coding sequence ATGACCGGCGACCGACTCAGGCCGTCACCCGACCGGACCACCGAGGACCTGCCCGGCGAGCGGCAGGCCCTGCCCGCCCGGATCCGCCTGACGCTGACCCGGCTGCTGCCGTATCTCGGTGCGGCCCAAGGCTATATCGGCCTGCTGCTGGTGATCGCGTTCGGCATCCTGACCAAGGGGCAGTACTTCTGGAATCAGACCAACCTCACCAACGCGATCACCGCGTTCTCCTCGCGTGGCATCCTCGCCGTCGGCGTCACCCTGGTGATCCTGACGGCGGGCATCGATCTGTCGGTCGGGTCGATCATGGGCATCGGTTCGATGACCGCCGCCATGCTGCTGGTGCACCAGAATCTCAGCCCCTGGTTGATCGTGCCGGCCAGTGCGGCGGTCGGCGCGGTCTTCGGACTGGCCAATGGCTTGGGCACCACGGTGTTACGGATTCAGTCGTTCGTCATGACGCTGGCCATGCTCTCGATCGTGCGCGGTATCGACCGGCAGGTGTCGGGCAATGTCGCGGTGGGGACGGCCGTCGCCGGCGAGAACGGGCAGCCGACCCGGCAGGCCGCCGCGTTCGCCCAGCTCGGCACGCCCGGCCACACCCTCTTCCAGGGCACCTGGCTGCCGCTGTTCGGCAAGGCCGGAATCGGTTATCCGGTGGTGGCTTTCATCGCCGTCTGCATCGTCTTCCAAATAGTGCTCACCAAGACCAGATTCGGCAGACATATCTATGCTGTCGGCGGAAATCCCACCGCGGCAAGGCTTTCCGGTGTGAACGTCACGCTGGTCGTGGTCGCCGTGTTCACGCTGTCCGGGCTGCTCGCCGGATTCGCCGGACCGATCGACGCCGCGTACAGCGCGTCGGCGGATCCGCTGGCGGGCACCGGTTACGAGCTCGACGCCATCGCCGCCGCCGTCATCGGCGGGGCGAGTCTGGCGGGCGGCAAGGGCACCGTCACCGGCACCTTCGTCGGGGCGCTGATCCTCACCCTGCTCGACAATGTGTTGGGGCTCAACGCGATCAGCACGAACGCGCAGCTGATCATCAAGGGTTCGATCGTGGTGGTCGCCGTTGTGCTGCAGCGGCCCGGATTCTTCCGCGGTATCGCCGAGCCCATCACACGGCGGTTGCGGCGGCAGGCCGCCGCGACCGCGCCCCCACCGTCCGAATCCGGGCCATAA
- a CDS encoding DedA family protein has protein sequence MDSLLHRILDIAPVWVYLIVTLLVFAEDAIFIGFVVPGETAAVIGGVAASQGHVQLWAMILLVIAAAIIGDSVGYEVGKHVGPRLLQASILDRHRGRLDRARDFLARCGGWAVFLGRFTAFFRAMMPALAGTARMPYPRFLAFNAVGGIVWGATFVVLGFVAGQSYEAVAKTVGRDMAIGVAVIVVVGLVVWKVRERRRDRTIEAEYAATHEIQRS, from the coding sequence ATGGATTCGCTGCTGCATCGGATACTCGATATCGCCCCGGTGTGGGTGTACCTGATCGTCACCCTACTGGTCTTCGCCGAGGACGCGATATTCATCGGGTTCGTGGTGCCGGGCGAGACGGCGGCGGTGATCGGCGGTGTCGCCGCCAGCCAGGGACATGTACAGCTGTGGGCGATGATCCTGCTGGTGATCGCGGCGGCCATAATCGGCGACAGCGTCGGCTACGAGGTCGGCAAACATGTCGGGCCGCGCCTGCTGCAGGCCTCGATCTTGGACCGGCATCGCGGACGGCTCGATCGCGCAAGGGATTTCCTGGCCCGCTGCGGCGGATGGGCGGTGTTCCTCGGCCGGTTCACCGCGTTCTTCCGCGCCATGATGCCCGCGCTCGCCGGTACCGCGCGGATGCCGTATCCGAGGTTCCTGGCCTTCAACGCGGTCGGCGGAATCGTCTGGGGCGCAACATTCGTGGTGCTCGGATTCGTCGCCGGGCAGTCCTACGAGGCGGTGGCCAAGACCGTCGGCCGGGATATGGCCATCGGCGTCGCGGTGATCGTCGTTGTCGGGCTTGTCGTTTGGAAGGTTCGTGAGCGGCGCCGCGACCGGACGATCGAGGCCGAATACGCCGCCACCCACGAAATCCAGCGGTCCTAG
- a CDS encoding SDR family oxidoreductase yields the protein MSKVWFITGVSRGFGREWASAALERGDSVAGTARDVGTLDDLVAKYPDTFLPIQLDVTDRAGDFAAVRRTAERFGRLDVVVNNAGYGQFGMVEEIGEDELRAQFETNVFGAFWVTQAALPILREQGSGHILQVSSIGGISAFANLGAYHASKWALEGFSQSLAQEVAPFGIHVTLIEPGGFGTDWAGPSAKHATPIPAYDPARAARAAQRTRFTPGDPTATSTAILTVVDADEPPLRLFLGTAPLIIATADYESRLAQWREWQDVSAAAQGN from the coding sequence ATGAGCAAAGTTTGGTTCATCACCGGTGTTTCAAGGGGATTCGGACGGGAATGGGCCAGCGCCGCCCTCGAGCGCGGCGACAGCGTCGCGGGTACCGCCCGCGATGTCGGCACGCTGGACGACCTGGTCGCCAAGTACCCGGACACATTCCTGCCGATCCAGTTGGATGTCACCGATCGGGCGGGCGATTTCGCGGCGGTCCGCCGGACGGCCGAGCGGTTCGGCCGCCTCGACGTCGTCGTGAACAACGCGGGCTACGGACAATTCGGGATGGTCGAGGAGATCGGCGAGGACGAGCTGCGGGCACAGTTCGAGACGAACGTCTTCGGCGCGTTCTGGGTGACCCAGGCGGCGCTGCCGATCCTGCGCGAACAGGGCAGCGGGCACATCCTCCAGGTCTCAAGCATCGGCGGCATCTCCGCATTCGCGAACCTCGGCGCGTATCACGCGTCGAAGTGGGCGCTGGAAGGGTTCTCGCAGTCGCTGGCGCAGGAGGTCGCGCCGTTCGGCATTCACGTGACCCTCATCGAGCCGGGCGGCTTCGGCACCGATTGGGCGGGTCCGTCGGCGAAGCACGCCACCCCGATCCCGGCCTACGATCCGGCCCGCGCCGCGCGGGCGGCCCAGCGGACCCGGTTCACCCCCGGCGATCCGACCGCGACCAGCACCGCGATCCTGACCGTAGTCGACGCCGATGAGCCGCCGCTGCGTTTGTTCCTCGGCACCGCGCCCTTGATCATCGCCACAGCGGATTACGAGTCCCGGCTGGCGCAGTGGCGCGAATGGCAGGATGTCTCCGCTGCCGCGCAGGGGAATTGA
- a CDS encoding darcynin family protein: protein MTTEPFEAGVTAFMLVKTTPEWLALSIDERIAAFTTEILPAVREKAKDVRSRFFDTEFYSAQVTDVWMWEARDHHAYELVIEALRETPFWDRYFEIVALLVGVENAYAKNYGIDTFATVEA, encoded by the coding sequence ATGACGACAGAGCCCTTCGAAGCGGGTGTCACCGCGTTCATGCTGGTGAAGACGACACCCGAGTGGCTCGCACTTTCGATCGACGAGCGGATCGCGGCGTTCACCACCGAAATCCTCCCGGCGGTAAGGGAAAAGGCGAAGGATGTCAGATCGCGGTTCTTCGACACCGAGTTCTATTCGGCGCAGGTGACCGACGTCTGGATGTGGGAGGCGCGCGACCACCACGCGTACGAGCTCGTCATCGAGGCGCTGCGCGAAACCCCGTTCTGGGATCGGTATTTCGAAATCGTCGCACTGCTGGTCGGCGTCGAGAACGCCTACGCCAAGAATTACGGTATCGACACCTTCGCCACGGTCGAGGCGTGA
- a CDS encoding carbon-nitrogen hydrolase family protein, translated as MRIAAAQARPAWLDSTAGTKLVIEWLTRAAGQGVELVAFPETFLSGYPIWLAPLDGARFDDPVQKAAYAYYLDAAVELDGPQLATIRAAVGDLGVFCYLGITERVRGTVYCTLVAIDPVRGVVGAHRKLMPTYEERLVWGIGDGNGLRAHDFGGFRVSGLSCWENWMPQARHALYADGATLHISTWPGSVRNTRDITRFVALEGRVYSLAASAVLEYADVPTDFPLRAELLALVEPAGYDGGSAIAGPDGRWLVEPVVGAEQLVVADIDPAEVARERQNFDPAGHYSRPDVFTVTVDRRRRNPAVFLED; from the coding sequence ATGCGTATCGCTGCGGCACAGGCTCGGCCGGCCTGGCTCGATTCAACGGCCGGAACGAAACTCGTGATCGAATGGTTGACCAGGGCCGCCGGGCAGGGGGTCGAGCTGGTGGCGTTTCCGGAGACCTTCCTGTCCGGCTATCCGATCTGGTTGGCGCCGTTGGATGGGGCGCGGTTCGACGATCCGGTTCAAAAGGCCGCTTACGCTTACTATTTGGATGCCGCGGTCGAGCTCGACGGACCGCAGTTGGCGACCATCCGGGCGGCGGTCGGCGACCTCGGGGTGTTCTGCTATCTCGGCATCACCGAGCGAGTGCGGGGCACGGTGTACTGCACGCTGGTCGCGATCGACCCGGTTCGCGGCGTGGTCGGCGCACACCGCAAGCTCATGCCGACCTACGAGGAACGCCTCGTGTGGGGGATCGGTGACGGAAACGGTTTGCGCGCGCACGATTTCGGCGGGTTTCGGGTGAGCGGACTGTCCTGCTGGGAGAACTGGATGCCGCAGGCCCGGCACGCGCTGTACGCCGACGGCGCGACCCTGCACATCTCCACCTGGCCGGGTTCGGTCCGAAACACCAGGGATATCACGCGTTTCGTCGCGCTGGAGGGCCGCGTTTACTCCCTCGCCGCGAGCGCGGTCCTCGAATACGCCGATGTGCCAACCGATTTCCCGTTGCGCGCCGAACTCCTCGCGCTGGTCGAGCCGGCGGGCTACGACGGCGGATCCGCGATCGCGGGCCCGGACGGCCGCTGGCTCGTCGAACCCGTGGTGGGCGCGGAGCAGCTCGTCGTCGCCGATATCGATCCGGCCGAGGTGGCAAGGGAGCGCCAGAATTTCGATCCCGCCGGTCACTACTCCCGGCCGGACGTATTCACGGTGACCGTCGACCGCAGGCGCCGGAACCCGGCCGTATTTCTGGAGGATTAG
- a CDS encoding TauD/TfdA family dioxygenase, with amino-acid sequence MVLRDSVALVGAVADGFDDCRVGIPPSLARLMRHPVDFGVAERARAELTGLLERYVHRKPGVVVLTGVPTAITVPALMCVTGLLGRPRPHNRDGDLIAEIGRPECGHRLATDAADGPRPTPDYVALLCVRPSKSGCVLVHLDDIVAESAPGLIGALRRPFHFDRNGDQRLGELSTVRKPILFTQNGRPAIAYRRDLIEAGHRRHRIPPLTDAQVSALDGLDSVLSRPSIRVGGRLRAGELAIFDNLALLRGWTEFRGDSRQLLLRTWIHADPEPANRYAPR; translated from the coding sequence ATGGTGTTGCGCGACAGTGTCGCATTGGTGGGCGCGGTGGCGGACGGCTTCGACGACTGCCGGGTCGGGATACCGCCGTCGTTGGCTCGGCTGATGCGCCATCCCGTCGACTTCGGTGTCGCGGAACGGGCCCGCGCGGAGCTCACCGGCCTGCTCGAGCGATATGTGCACCGCAAGCCGGGCGTCGTCGTGCTGACCGGCGTGCCGACGGCGATCACGGTGCCCGCGCTGATGTGTGTGACGGGCCTGCTGGGTCGTCCGCGGCCGCACAACCGCGATGGCGACCTGATCGCGGAGATCGGTCGGCCGGAATGCGGGCACCGGTTGGCCACCGATGCCGCCGATGGACCGCGGCCGACACCGGATTATGTTGCGCTGCTGTGTGTTCGGCCGTCCAAAAGCGGGTGCGTGCTGGTGCACCTCGACGATATCGTCGCGGAATCGGCGCCGGGGCTGATCGGCGCGCTGCGCCGCCCGTTCCACTTCGACCGCAACGGTGATCAACGTCTCGGCGAGCTGTCGACGGTGCGCAAACCGATCCTGTTCACCCAGAACGGGCGGCCCGCCATCGCCTACCGGCGCGACCTCATCGAAGCGGGCCACCGGCGACATCGGATTCCGCCGTTGACGGATGCTCAGGTGTCCGCGCTCGACGGGCTCGACTCGGTGCTGTCCAGGCCGTCGATCCGGGTCGGGGGACGACTGCGCGCGGGCGAGCTCGCGATATTCGACAATCTCGCACTGCTGCGCGGCTGGACCGAGTTTCGGGGTGACTCGCGACAGTTATTGCTGCGCACGTGGATTCACGCCGACCCGGAACCGGCCAACCGGTACGCCCCGCGGTAG
- a CDS encoding substrate-binding domain-containing protein, with product MLMRRFAYLTVALCTAAAFGSACAANPPSSSGPGKQFVIGYSQSNNAEPYRAQLNLQLEYFVKQHPDLKLLPITDAHQDSATQVSQVQNFIQQKVDALIVSPNEPAPLTAAVQQACAAHIPVVVLDRSVNTDCYSSFIGGDNYDIGKRAGQAAVQALPNGGNVVELRGILSDQPQVDRDKGFRDAVDGHNITIIEQQEAKWLKANATATMQQWLAKGDKIDLVYAQNDDMALGAELAIQGAGKTIPAIGIDGLAIPTGGIRAVQNGQLLTTFVYPTCAEQAAETVEKLMHNQAVEKKQVLPTTQVTKDNAAQLYQQYDMSGKVGK from the coding sequence ATGCTGATGCGTCGCTTCGCATATCTCACCGTGGCGCTGTGCACCGCGGCCGCGTTCGGTTCGGCCTGCGCGGCGAATCCGCCCAGCTCGTCGGGGCCGGGAAAGCAGTTCGTCATCGGCTATTCGCAGTCCAACAATGCCGAACCCTATCGGGCCCAACTGAATCTGCAGTTGGAATACTTCGTCAAGCAGCATCCCGACCTCAAACTGCTGCCCATCACCGACGCGCACCAGGACAGCGCGACGCAGGTGAGCCAGGTGCAGAACTTCATCCAGCAGAAGGTGGACGCGCTGATCGTCTCGCCGAACGAGCCCGCGCCGCTCACCGCCGCGGTGCAGCAGGCGTGCGCGGCGCATATTCCGGTGGTGGTCCTGGACCGCAGCGTGAACACCGACTGCTATTCGTCGTTCATCGGCGGCGACAACTACGACATCGGCAAGCGGGCGGGGCAGGCCGCGGTGCAGGCGCTGCCCAACGGCGGCAATGTGGTCGAACTGCGCGGCATCCTGTCCGATCAGCCGCAGGTCGATCGCGACAAGGGCTTCCGCGACGCGGTGGACGGCCACAACATCACCATCATCGAACAGCAGGAAGCCAAGTGGCTCAAGGCCAATGCCACCGCGACCATGCAGCAGTGGCTGGCGAAGGGCGACAAGATCGACCTGGTGTACGCGCAGAACGACGATATGGCGCTCGGCGCGGAGCTGGCCATACAGGGCGCCGGTAAGACCATCCCGGCCATCGGCATCGACGGCCTCGCCATCCCGACCGGCGGTATTCGCGCGGTCCAGAACGGCCAGCTGCTCACCACTTTCGTCTACCCGACCTGTGCCGAACAGGCGGCCGAGACCGTGGAGAAGCTCATGCACAACCAGGCGGTGGAGAAGAAGCAGGTGCTGCCGACCACCCAGGTGACCAAGGACAACGCCGCGCAGCTGTATCAGCAGTACGATATGTCCGGGAAGGTCGGGAAGTAG
- a CDS encoding sugar ABC transporter ATP-binding protein, translating to MTGVATEQRTALLTMSDIVKTFPGVRALRGVDLTLHHGEVLALLGENGAGKSTLMNVLAGVFPPDSGTIEIDGDPVHLRSPKDASRHGIAMIHQELNLVPELSIADNLFLGQELRTARGTLDRTAMDARTRELLATVGLGLPPRRLARHCRLAEQQLIEVAKALNHHLRVLVMDEPTSALAEAETQHLFTVIRTLSAQGVGVVYISHRIEELAQIADVVTVLRDGANAGTRPMAGVSAAELIQLMVGRPLGELFPRRPEQHSDGPVRLRVDGLSTSGNTVALQDVSFEVAAGEIVGLAGLMGAGRSEVLEALYGAGHEVGGTMRLNGRRYRPRGPRYAISRGFALVAEDRKAQSLVLGNTVRFNASLAALGRYLRPWRTVDVGRERAEVTTQLTELRIRATGLATVVGTLSGGNQQKVVLAKCLLTRPSVLLMDEPTRGIDVGAKAEVHALMDRLATDGAAVLVVSSELPELIGMCDRILVLCEGRITGEFHRDPARGAPFDQEAILTAAMARAAHTLPAENDQELR from the coding sequence ATGACCGGTGTGGCAACCGAGCAGCGCACCGCGCTGCTCACCATGAGCGATATCGTCAAAACCTTTCCCGGCGTGCGTGCGCTGCGCGGCGTCGATCTGACGCTGCACCACGGTGAGGTGCTCGCACTGCTCGGCGAGAACGGCGCGGGCAAATCGACGCTGATGAACGTGCTCGCCGGGGTCTTCCCACCGGATTCGGGAACCATCGAGATCGACGGCGACCCGGTGCATCTGCGTTCGCCGAAGGATGCGTCGCGGCACGGCATCGCGATGATCCACCAGGAACTGAACCTGGTGCCGGAGCTCTCCATCGCCGACAATCTGTTCCTCGGACAGGAATTGCGCACCGCGCGCGGCACACTCGACCGGACCGCGATGGATGCGCGCACCCGCGAACTGCTCGCCACGGTCGGACTCGGCCTGCCGCCGCGCCGCCTGGCCCGGCATTGCCGCCTCGCCGAACAGCAGTTGATCGAGGTCGCCAAGGCGTTGAATCACCATCTGCGCGTGCTGGTGATGGACGAGCCGACCTCCGCGCTCGCCGAGGCCGAGACGCAGCATCTGTTCACCGTCATCCGGACGCTGTCCGCGCAGGGCGTCGGCGTGGTCTACATCTCGCACCGCATCGAGGAATTGGCGCAGATCGCCGATGTGGTGACGGTGCTGCGCGACGGGGCCAACGCGGGCACCCGTCCCATGGCCGGGGTGAGCGCGGCCGAACTCATCCAGCTGATGGTCGGCCGCCCGCTCGGTGAGCTGTTTCCCCGTCGGCCGGAACAACATTCGGACGGCCCGGTCCGGCTGCGCGTCGACGGACTCTCGACCAGTGGCAATACTGTTGCCCTGCAGGATGTTTCGTTCGAGGTGGCCGCCGGTGAGATCGTCGGGCTGGCCGGCCTGATGGGCGCGGGGCGCAGTGAGGTGCTGGAGGCGCTCTACGGGGCGGGGCACGAGGTCGGCGGCACAATGCGATTGAACGGCCGCCGCTACCGTCCGCGCGGCCCGCGCTACGCCATCTCCCGCGGTTTCGCGCTGGTCGCCGAGGACCGCAAGGCGCAGAGCCTGGTGCTGGGCAATACGGTGCGGTTCAACGCCTCGCTGGCCGCGCTCGGCCGTTATCTGCGGCCGTGGCGCACGGTCGACGTCGGCCGTGAACGGGCCGAGGTGACAACGCAATTGACCGAACTGCGGATCCGGGCCACCGGGCTGGCGACCGTGGTCGGCACCCTGTCCGGTGGCAACCAGCAGAAGGTCGTGTTGGCCAAATGTCTGCTCACCCGCCCGTCGGTGCTGCTCATGGACGAACCGACCCGCGGTATCGACGTCGGCGCGAAGGCCGAGGTGCACGCGCTGATGGACCGGCTGGCGACGGACGGCGCGGCGGTGCTGGTCGTCTCCTCCGAACTTCCCGAGCTGATCGGCATGTGCGACCGCATCCTGGTGCTGTGCGAGGGCCGGATCACCGGGGAATTCCACCGCGATCCCGCGCGTGGGGCGCCGTTCGACCAGGAGGCGATCCTCACCGCGGCCATGGCGCGGGCCGCGCACACCCTGCCCGCCGAGAACGACCAGGAGCTGCGATGA
- a CDS encoding zinc-dependent alcohol dehydrogenase family protein: MRAAVVTRFGPAAEVVRVRDYEPPALGAGAVAVRMLAAAINPSDLVTVSGAYASRTELPLVPGFEGVGRVCGVGPGVTTVAVGDRVLPIGSAGAWQQVKTTEARWCFRVLPDLTDEQAALSYINPLTAVRMVSEFALPRGAPAVAVNAAGSAIGGMLARLLNRHGIRPVALVRGDADGPGTAGPEWAGVLSTREPGWERELIRLTGGGPEIGYDAVGGAAGDVLIATLRPGGSLVHYGLLSGRPLSARRPDVSIVLYRLRDWVHRAGHGELQSALDEAGRLVLDGTAASTVQGTFPLDDVRSAILTTQRSGGRGKVLLLP; the protein is encoded by the coding sequence ATGCGCGCAGCCGTGGTGACGCGGTTCGGGCCCGCCGCCGAGGTGGTGCGGGTTCGGGACTACGAGCCGCCCGCGCTCGGCGCCGGTGCGGTCGCGGTGCGGATGCTCGCGGCGGCGATCAACCCGTCGGATCTGGTGACCGTCTCGGGCGCCTACGCCTCGCGCACCGAATTGCCGCTGGTGCCCGGCTTCGAAGGTGTCGGGCGGGTCTGCGGCGTCGGGCCGGGTGTCACCACGGTGGCGGTGGGCGACCGAGTGCTGCCCATCGGAAGTGCGGGTGCTTGGCAGCAGGTGAAGACCACCGAGGCGCGCTGGTGTTTTCGCGTGCTGCCGGACCTGACCGACGAACAGGCCGCGCTGTCCTATATCAATCCGCTGACCGCAGTGCGGATGGTCAGCGAATTCGCGCTGCCCCGCGGCGCGCCCGCCGTGGCGGTGAACGCCGCGGGCTCGGCCATCGGCGGCATGCTGGCGCGGCTGCTGAACCGGCACGGGATCCGGCCGGTCGCGCTGGTGCGCGGCGACGCCGACGGACCGGGAACCGCCGGACCCGAATGGGCCGGTGTGCTCAGCACCCGGGAACCCGGTTGGGAGCGGGAGCTGATCCGGCTGACCGGCGGCGGACCCGAGATCGGCTACGACGCGGTGGGCGGCGCGGCGGGCGACGTGCTTATCGCGACGCTGCGGCCCGGCGGCAGCCTGGTGCATTACGGGCTGCTGTCGGGTCGGCCGCTGTCGGCTCGCCGCCCCGACGTATCCATCGTGCTGTACCGCCTGCGTGATTGGGTGCACCGGGCCGGACATGGGGAATTGCAGTCGGCCTTGGACGAGGCGGGCCGACTGGTTCTGGACGGCACTGCCGCCTCGACCGTGCAGGGGACATTCCCGCTCGACGACGTGCGCTCGGCGATCCTGACGACCCAGCGATCCGGCGGGCGGGGAAAAGTGTTGCTGCTGCCCTGA
- a CDS encoding L-serine ammonia-lyase, with protein MTISVFDLFRVGIGPSSSHTVGPMRAAAAFVDRLKSAGLLHDTATISVELYGSLGATGHGHGSVEAVLAGLAGERPETVDPDVVPAIAARVRETGRLPLGGVHPIACAIDDVVLLGGTKLAFHTNGMLFRAKDIDGRVRFERTYYSIGGGFVLDEDEIDRPVAASVAVPHPFHTADELLALTRATGRSIAELVLVNEMSWRGADQVRGELLGIWDVMRQCVDRGMTGTGVLPGALRVRRRAAALHERLCAESDERDPLRAMEWVTLYAMAVNEENAAGGRVVTAPTNGAAGIVPAVLNYVRRFVTDSDASVVEFLLTAGAIGQLIKENASISGAEVGCQGEVGSACAMAAAGLAAVLGGTPEQIENAAEIGIEHNLGLTCDPIGGLVQIPCIERNGIAAVKAITAARMAVRGDGRHHVSLDKVIQTMRATGADMLDKYKETSRGGLAVAVVEC; from the coding sequence GTGACGATCAGCGTCTTCGACCTGTTCCGGGTCGGCATCGGGCCGTCCAGCTCGCACACCGTCGGGCCGATGCGGGCCGCGGCGGCCTTTGTCGACAGGCTGAAATCGGCTGGGCTGCTGCATGATACGGCCACCATATCGGTGGAGCTGTACGGTTCGCTCGGGGCGACAGGGCACGGGCACGGCAGCGTCGAGGCCGTACTCGCCGGGCTCGCGGGGGAGCGGCCGGAGACGGTCGACCCGGACGTGGTGCCCGCCATCGCGGCCCGCGTGCGCGAGACGGGGCGGCTGCCGCTCGGCGGGGTGCACCCCATCGCCTGCGCCATCGACGACGTCGTGCTGCTCGGCGGCACCAAGCTGGCATTCCACACCAACGGAATGTTGTTCCGCGCCAAGGATATCGATGGCCGGGTCCGGTTCGAGCGCACCTATTATTCGATCGGCGGCGGGTTCGTGCTCGACGAGGACGAGATCGACCGGCCGGTCGCCGCATCCGTCGCGGTGCCGCATCCGTTCCATACCGCCGACGAACTGCTCGCGCTCACCCGCGCCACCGGACGGTCCATCGCCGAACTCGTACTGGTCAACGAAATGTCTTGGCGCGGTGCGGATCAGGTGCGCGGCGAGTTGCTCGGCATCTGGGATGTCATGCGGCAGTGCGTCGATCGCGGTATGACGGGCACCGGCGTGCTGCCCGGCGCGCTGCGGGTGCGGCGGCGCGCGGCGGCGCTGCACGAGCGGCTGTGCGCCGAATCCGACGAGCGCGATCCGCTGCGCGCGATGGAGTGGGTCACCCTCTATGCCATGGCGGTGAACGAGGAGAACGCCGCGGGCGGGCGGGTCGTCACCGCACCGACCAACGGTGCGGCGGGCATCGTGCCCGCGGTGCTGAACTATGTCCGGCGATTCGTCACCGACAGCGATGCCAGCGTCGTCGAATTCCTGCTCACCGCGGGCGCGATCGGCCAGCTGATCAAGGAGAACGCCTCGATCTCCGGCGCCGAGGTCGGCTGTCAGGGCGAGGTCGGTTCGGCGTGCGCGATGGCCGCGGCCGGACTCGCCGCCGTCCTCGGCGGCACGCCCGAGCAGATCGAGAACGCCGCCGAGATCGGCATCGAACACAATCTCGGCCTCACCTGCGATCCCATCGGCGGTCTGGTGCAGATCCCGTGCATCGAGCGCAACGGTATCGCCGCGGTGAAGGCGATCACGGCGGCGCGCATGGCCGTGCGCGGCGACGGCAGGCATCACGTCTCGCTGGACAAGGTGATTCAGACCATGCGCGCCACCGGCGCCGACATGCTCGACAAATACAAGGAGACCTCCCGCGGCGGCCTGGCCGTCGCCGTCGTCGAATGCTGA
- a CDS encoding ArsR/SmtB family transcription factor produces the protein MLRVRCTVDDLLRVSFAEHPAPLAELTYAMQMLQRRDPDPVFGPWRQRMAHTLPNQARLLTHLVSPKGAGPFFLDPPDSTLAEGVERVLSTPRAEVVSELERMCSLDRPRTPWLRRLAEKDGEAWQTLEQGLVQAYGAILANRWESLRAGFYAEIAWRARTLARHGLHATLTGLSPAIRFSGTTLEADFPRDIEITLAGNGITLQPALVWTGHPLIDYKPGEPLVLIYPALTPLPLLGAPESRDDPLTALLGATRAQALRSLTREQTTTDLAKELSTTIAAASRQAKTLRQAGLIASYRDGKAVWHGCTRLGLDLLTSQSGVSDAGRFAS, from the coding sequence ATGTTGCGGGTTCGCTGCACCGTCGATGATCTGTTGCGGGTGTCGTTCGCCGAACATCCGGCGCCGCTCGCCGAGCTGACCTACGCGATGCAGATGTTGCAGCGCCGGGATCCGGATCCGGTGTTCGGGCCGTGGCGCCAGCGGATGGCGCATACGCTGCCGAATCAGGCGCGGCTGCTCACGCATCTGGTGTCGCCCAAGGGTGCGGGCCCGTTCTTCCTCGATCCGCCCGATTCCACGCTGGCGGAAGGGGTCGAGCGGGTGCTGTCCACGCCGCGCGCGGAGGTGGTGTCCGAACTCGAGCGGATGTGCTCGCTCGACCGTCCGCGCACGCCGTGGCTACGCAGGCTCGCCGAGAAGGACGGCGAGGCGTGGCAGACGCTGGAACAGGGGTTGGTGCAGGCGTACGGCGCCATCCTGGCCAACCGCTGGGAGAGCCTGCGCGCCGGTTTCTATGCCGAAATCGCCTGGCGCGCGCGAACACTCGCCAGACACGGGCTGCACGCCACGCTGACCGGCCTCAGCCCGGCGATCCGTTTCTCCGGCACGACCCTGGAGGCCGACTTTCCCCGCGATATCGAAATCACCCTGGCGGGCAACGGGATAACTCTGCAACCAGCGCTGGTGTGGACCGGCCATCCGTTGATCGACTACAAACCCGGCGAACCCCTCGTGCTGATCTATCCGGCGCTCACTCCGCTGCCGCTGCTCGGTGCGCCCGAATCCCGCGACGACCCGCTCACCGCCCTGCTCGGCGCGACCCGGGCGCAGGCGCTGCGCTCGCTCACCCGCGAACAGACCACCACCGATCTCGCGAAGGAATTGTCGACCACCATCGCGGCCGCGTCCCGGCAGGCGAAGACGCTGCGGCAGGCCGGGCTCATCGCCTCCTACCGCGACGGAAAAGCCGTGTGGCACGGGTGCACCCGGCTCGGCCTCGATCTGCTCACCTCACAGTCCGGCGTCTCGGATGCGGGAAGGTTTGCGTCCTGA